The sequence CGGAGGTGCTGTTTTCTCCCTCGCGGACCTGGCGGAGCATGTCGGGGAATTTCCGGAACTGTACTGCTTTGGTGCCGATGGTGAAGACGACACCGAGTCCCAGGACGAAGTACGCCATTGGATCCCAGATCCAGCCGCTGATCGTCGAGAGGATTTCTTCCATTGATGTTTCCGTTTCTGGCTTTAGCCGGAGGCGGCTGCTTAGGTGTTGAGAAGTTTCAGGGCGTGCTCGAGTCGCGTGAGGCGATCCGGGGAGAGGTCGAGGAAGGGTTCCCTGGGGGAACCAACCGGTACACCCTGCATTCGCAGTCCGGCTTTGACGGCCTGGGAGAACGGCAGTTCCAGCATCGCGTCAATCACGGGGTAGACGCGGGCCCACTTCTGACGTGCACCGTCCACATCGCCGCTTCGCAACGTCCTGACAACATCAGCAATCTCATTTGGGACTACGTTCGCTGCGCCGGCCATGATGCCGGCGGCGCCCTCCACCAGTGCGCTGAGCAGGAAGCTGTCCCAGCCGACAATCAAGGAGATGTCGTTGCTGTAGTAGTGGATGAGCCGCAATGCCTGTTCCCAATCACCGCTGGAATCCTTGACGTATTGAACGTTGGGAATTTCGCGGCCGAAGCGGGCGAGCGTTTCAGCGTCGAGGTTCACTCCGGTCACGCCGGGGTTGTTGTAGAGCATGATGGGGATCGTGATGGAGGCGGCCACTGCCTTGAAGTACTGGGTGATTTCTTCGATGGTCAGTGCTTCGTAGTACGGGGCGGCGAGCATGACGACGTCGGCGCCGGCCTGCTCAGCTGCCTGGGCAAGATTGATGGCTCGTTGAGCGGTGAGGGACCCTACGTTGGCTACTACGGGTACGCGCCCGGCGGTGTGTTTGACGACGACGCCGAACACGTGGATGCGCTCTTCATCGCTCATGGCGGAGACCTCTCCGGTGCCGCCGCCGGCGACGAGGGCGTCGATTCCTGCGTCGACGGAGCGGTCGACCAGCAACCTCAGCAGGTCATCGTTGATGGCGTCATTGTCGTCAAACGGGGTCGAAAGGGCGGTGAGGACGCCGCGGATTTCCTTGGACATGATTGTCGTTCCTTTTCTGGTCCGGAAGTTTCTGTGCAGGGCAGGGCTAGATCAAGCCGCGCTGGTGTTCAGTTGACAGCAGGCTGGCGGCCTCTTGGGCTGCGGTGAAGCCTGAGCTGACGGCGGTTTCGGTGTAGAGGGTCCCGAGGTAGTCGCCGGCGAGGAAGATGCGCTCTGAGGGCTTGGTCAGGATCGGCTGGAGCTTACTGCGGCCGGGGAAGCAGTACGGTGAACCGAACTCGAACTTCTCGACGCGGGCTTCTTGGACAATGTTTTCGAAGCCCGGGAAGATGTCATCGAGATCCCGGATGTAGGTCTTGGCGATGGTGTCTTCGTCGATGTCCCACAGCTTCCGGCCGAGGCTGGCGGGGGAGAAGGTCATCATGCTCCCGCCGGGCTGGCGTTCCTTTTCGCGTCCTCGAACGTGGCTTCCCTGATTGAGTGCCACTGTGAAGGACTTGTTGGCCGTTGCGATGCCGTAGGTTCCGTCGTACGGCATCGGGTGGGTCTCATTGGTCAGGAATGCCCCGGCGACGTGGGGGCCGTATTCGATCTGAGAGAGCGCCTCGCGCAGGTCATCGCGGAGGTTGACAGCGACCCGGTGGGTGATCGGCGCGGGGGTGGCCAGGACTGCGGTGCGTGCCTTGATCTCGTGAGCTACCCCGTCCTTGGTGTAGCGAACAACGACGTGGTCCTTGTTCTGGATCACTTCGTCCACGGCTGCGCCGAGTTCAATCCGGTCCCGGATGGTCTGTGCGATACCTTCGGTGAGAGTGGACGCGCCCCCTGAGATGGCCCGGCCCAGACCCTGACCGATGTTCCAGATCAGGCTGAAGTAACCGATGCCTGCCCCGGCGGACAGCTGGTCCGGATCCGCGGCAGAGCGCATCACGACCGGGATGAAGAACTTCTTCCCGTCCTCGGAGAGGTTGCCGATGTAGTCAGCAAATGTGCGGTCGTTCTCGAAGTCGTAGATGCGTTGCTGGCGCACTTCTGGGGTTTCGCCGGGGCGGGCGGCGACCGCACGGGTGTATCGGAGCACGTCGAGGGCAAGTTTGGCTCCGGGCTTCATGATGGACAGGCGGCCCTTGTTCGACATGGGGAACCGGAAGGGATAGGTCATGACCGGGCCGGTGGTCAGGAATTTTCCATTTAGTGCCATGCCCTGCAGTGACCCGGGGATTCGCGCGGAGCGGGTGCCGGTTTCTGCCAGGAGTTCGGAGGTCGAGCTTCCTCCGCCGGCGTACATGTGGCCACCCCAGTTCATGACGTAAGAGCCGCGTTTTTCGGACATGACTCGTCCGCCCACCCGCTTGGGGTCAGACTCGAGGACCTGAATGTCCCAGTGGCGGAGCCGCCAAGCGGCGGACAACCCCGCCAAGCCGCCTCCGATGATTATTACGTCCTTCATGGGGTTTTCCCTTTCACCTTTGAAACTTTGTAGCTGGATGACCGTCAAACGGCTGGTGGGGTTCTCCCCACCGCCAGTGCCGGGCGGTGGGGAGAAATTTATGGTGGCCTAGTGGGGATCCTGAGCCGGCTGGAGCAAGGGTTTGAGCGATTCCTGAAGTGTCAGGTAACGGTCAAACAGTTGGTCGTAGACGGCCGCGTTTTCCGGTTGAGGCTTGAACGTTCGGTCGACCTCGACGGCGGACATCGCAATCGGTGCGGCGGTTTCCCAGAGGCCGATTCCTACTCCGGCGATGAGGGCCGCGCCGCGGCACGCTGCGCTTCCGGCCCCGTGGAGGGTCCGGACGGGGATTTGCGTGGCATCTGCCTTGATCTGGCACCATGCATCGCTCTTGGAGCCGCCGCTGAGCGAGATAATTTCTTCGACGTTGACACCCAGTTGGGTTGTCGAGTCGATCATTCGCCGCAGAACCATGGTGACGCCTTCCATGATGCCTCGCGACAGATGCTGCTTTTTGTGGGCAAGCGTCAGCCCGAAGATCACACCGCGGGCATAGGGGTCCAGGTCGGGTGGGCCGGATCCCTGCAGGTGGGGGAGCACTATGAGCCCTTCGCTGCCGGGATCGACCTGTTTCACTTCCTGGTCGATGAGGTAATAGGCGTTGATCCCGCAGAGTTCTTCGATTTGGGTTTCAGCAGCGCAGAACTCGTCCCGGTACCAGCGCATCACCATTCCGCCGGTGGAGAAGTTGTGCAGCATGTACTGGCCCGCAACGGCTGCAGGGAAACATGGGACCCGGCCCGCGGAGTCCAGTGCAAGCTCTTCCACGATGGTCACACTGGTCAGTGCAGAACCGGTGCTTTCCGAGAAGATGCCCGGGACGGCGTTGCCTACGCCAAGGGCGCCGCATGCTTGGTCCAGAGCGCCGACTGACACGGGAAGTCCTGCCGGAAGACCCAGTTCCGCGGCAGAGTTCTCGTTGAGTGCTCCCACGATTTCGCCTTGAGCGGCCATTTCGGGCAGCTGGTCGGTGGTGAGGCCGAGGTATTCCAGCATTTCCGGCCAGTACTTGCGGGTGTTGATATCCCAAAGGATCGTAGAGCACAGCAAGGAGTCTTCGCTCACCAAGCGGCCGGTCATCCGGAAAACAAGATAATCCTTGAGCAACACGAACTTAGCGGTGCGTTCGAAGACTTCCGGCTGGTGCCGCTTGAGCCAAAGAATCTTGGCTGCCGGCCAGATGGCGTCCATGGCAACCTGGCCGGTCGTCTTATGAATGGCGGGACGACCGAAGTGCGCCTCGAGTTCTTCTGATTCGGCGGTCGCCCGGTTGTCCATCCACACGATCGCCCGACCGATGGGGTTGTTGTCGGAGTCCAGGCACAACATCGTTTCACCCTGTGCCGACAAACCAAGAACACTGAGATCTTTGGATGTGATGGAAAGGTCCCGCAGGACACCCCGTACGGCAGAGGCGAAGGTGGAGGTGTAGGTATCGGGGTCGAGCTCGACGTAACCGGCCTTGGGTGTGAGGAGAGAGTATTCCTCGGAATGGCTTCCGACCTCGGCACCTTCTGCATCAAAGACCGCAGCCTTGATCGCCGTGGTACCGACGTCAACGCCCAATAGGTAAGAACTCATCGATCTGCTCCAATGCTTGCATCAATGTTGACGAGCTCCTGGAGGTTATCGCGGAATGAACCCCCGGGCTTGAAGGCACCTTCGAACAATGCGCCACCCATGGTGTAACCGAAAGGCCCGATTTCCTGCATGCGACGAATCTTCTCTGCTGAGTTGATGCTGCCTGCGATGATCAAATTCTCGCCGCCGAGGTGGTGCTCCACAAGCTTTGCCAGCTGGATCGGGTCACCTTCCAAGTAGCGGTAGGCCACGAGGTCGATACCGTCAACGCCGAGCTCGCGCAGCCGGTTGGCATCGGCAACAATGTCTTCGGTTGTGCCCTTCAACTCAATGGGTGAACCGCCGACGTTGCCGCAGAACGGGAAGTACTTCAGCCCGGCGGCGTGGACCCTCTCCAGGACGGCTTCGGAGAAGACGCCCCCGGTGAAGTACTCAACACCGCAGTCGATGGCCAAGGATGCGGCGTCCAGCAATCCCTTTTCGTCGAAGTTCACAACCTCCAGGACCGAGGTTTTCCCAGCTTCCTTGAAGTCGTTGACCAATTGCTCCATTTCCGATGCCGGCAGGCCGACGTCCTTGAAGCCCCAATATTGGACGGGAAGGTCTGCTGACTCCCGGAAACATTCACGAGCATTGGAAACAGTCACGTCGTTGTGAGTGAGCATGACGATGATTTGGGGTTTCATATGGCGGAATTCTCCAAGGTCGAGTGGCTGACTGTGAGTTAGTGCGTCGGGACGCGACAGTTATCTGCGGAGCGCTTCTTCAAGGCCAACGTCGTTGATCATCCTCTTCGAAGCGCCTTCGGCACGGCACTCTCCCCTGACCGGATCAAGGGCGTTAGGCCGTTAGAAGTATTGGGAGTAGTCCCAACTATTTGCTAGTTGTCCTACAACTCTTCATCGACTATAGGTGAGCATCATCACGGTGTCAACGCAATTATGAACCTCAAGTTGTCCTACTTTGTGTACGATGTTGTACATGCAAATACAGGTTGACTTCAAGGGAGAAGGACCGGTTGCGGGAGCGATTGATTCGGGCCAGCGCCAGAGTGTGACTGCCAGAGCTCTTGAGTCTTTGCGGCAGCGATTGTCCGAGGAAACCTGGGCGGCCGGAGATCGGCTCCCATCGGAGCCGGCGCTGGCGAAGGAGATGGGTGTAAGCCGGGTGAGTGTGCGGGGTGCCCTCGCGCAATTGGAAGCAGAGGGACTTCTTACTCGACGTCATGGGTCCGGAACGTATGTAAACTCGGTGCGTCCCCTCGTGCGGAGCCTGCACCTTAACATCGGATCCGATGAGCTCATTAGGACACGGGGACACATCCCCGGAATCGCCGAAATGTCCTGGCGGCACGAAATGGCGGATGGTGAAACCGCTGGCCGCTTGGCTATTGACGTGGGTGACCCGGTACTCCATCTCTACCGAGTCCGCACCTCGGACGGCGCCCCGGTTACCGTCTCGCATGACTATCTCTCCGCCGCGTTGATTCCGGACCAGCCTTTGAGTCTCGGGCCATCGCTTTATGCTTTTCTGTCGACGGTGTGCGGTATCGAGGTCAATTTCGGCATCGCATCGCTTGAACCCACCGTGGTCACGGAAACGCTGGCCTCGATTTTTGGTGCTAGGCCCGGGGAATTATGTTTGGTCGTGAAGCAAGTGGATTACGACCAGGCCGAGCGGCCGGTTTCATATTCAGTCGAATACCATCTTTCGTCCGCCTTTGACTTCCAGTTGGTCAGGCAGGGCCCTTCTTCCCCCGGTGCGCGCACGGCCTGATCCAGGCAGGATTTGCCTCACCACTACATGCCTAAAGCGCCGGACGGAATACTCCGTAACCCCGTGACCACGGCCGGATTGGCGGTGGCCACGGGTACTCGCTCCGCATTCGTGCCCAGTGGTCGATCATGGTGGCCTGATGAGGCCTTCTATATCTCCGCACCCAGTGGCACGCGGGGTGCCGCGAGTGTACGAATGACGTCCTCGGCCACCCGGTCCGCCTCAACAAATGCTCCGTGCGATCCCGCCGTCGTAGAACTCCAGTCACCTGCGAAATGGAGTCCGCTAACCGGCCGGCGGATATCATCGAGGGCTTCCGCCCGGCCCAGGCCAAGGAGGGCGAAGCAGTGCTCCCACGTTTGAATGTGGTAACCCTTGATCCTTCCACGCAGCGCAGGAGCAACTGCGAGGAAATCCTCAAGCCATTCCAATTCGGCGGCCGCGTTGCCCGGCAAATCCGGCTGATAACCCGACTGGTTTGCGTAGCACATGTAATGCACTATCCCCGGGCTTTCGCTGCTGCGCCAGCGCCCGGGGGTTGAGTTGAGGATGCAGTCGAAACGGTGACCAACAGTCGTCACCATGCCCCAGTCCCGGTACTTAGGGAGATCTGTGACGTCGGCGGCGATAACCAT comes from Paenarthrobacter sp. A20 and encodes:
- a CDS encoding GntR family transcriptional regulator is translated as MQIQVDFKGEGPVAGAIDSGQRQSVTARALESLRQRLSEETWAAGDRLPSEPALAKEMGVSRVSVRGALAQLEAEGLLTRRHGSGTYVNSVRPLVRSLHLNIGSDELIRTRGHIPGIAEMSWRHEMADGETAGRLAIDVGDPVLHLYRVRTSDGAPVTVSHDYLSAALIPDQPLSLGPSLYAFLSTVCGIEVNFGIASLEPTVVTETLASIFGARPGELCLVVKQVDYDQAERPVSYSVEYHLSSAFDFQLVRQGPSSPGARTA
- a CDS encoding NAD(P)/FAD-dependent oxidoreductase, with amino-acid sequence MKDVIIIGGGLAGLSAAWRLRHWDIQVLESDPKRVGGRVMSEKRGSYVMNWGGHMYAGGGSSTSELLAETGTRSARIPGSLQGMALNGKFLTTGPVMTYPFRFPMSNKGRLSIMKPGAKLALDVLRYTRAVAARPGETPEVRQQRIYDFENDRTFADYIGNLSEDGKKFFIPVVMRSAADPDQLSAGAGIGYFSLIWNIGQGLGRAISGGASTLTEGIAQTIRDRIELGAAVDEVIQNKDHVVVRYTKDGVAHEIKARTAVLATPAPITHRVAVNLRDDLREALSQIEYGPHVAGAFLTNETHPMPYDGTYGIATANKSFTVALNQGSHVRGREKERQPGGSMMTFSPASLGRKLWDIDEDTIAKTYIRDLDDIFPGFENIVQEARVEKFEFGSPYCFPGRSKLQPILTKPSERIFLAGDYLGTLYTETAVSSGFTAAQEAASLLSTEHQRGLI
- a CDS encoding FGGY-family carbohydrate kinase, producing the protein MSSYLLGVDVGTTAIKAAVFDAEGAEVGSHSEEYSLLTPKAGYVELDPDTYTSTFASAVRGVLRDLSITSKDLSVLGLSAQGETMLCLDSDNNPIGRAIVWMDNRATAESEELEAHFGRPAIHKTTGQVAMDAIWPAAKILWLKRHQPEVFERTAKFVLLKDYLVFRMTGRLVSEDSLLCSTILWDINTRKYWPEMLEYLGLTTDQLPEMAAQGEIVGALNENSAAELGLPAGLPVSVGALDQACGALGVGNAVPGIFSESTGSALTSVTIVEELALDSAGRVPCFPAAVAGQYMLHNFSTGGMVMRWYRDEFCAAETQIEELCGINAYYLIDQEVKQVDPGSEGLIVLPHLQGSGPPDLDPYARGVIFGLTLAHKKQHLSRGIMEGVTMVLRRMIDSTTQLGVNVEEIISLSGGSKSDAWCQIKADATQIPVRTLHGAGSAACRGAALIAGVGIGLWETAAPIAMSAVEVDRTFKPQPENAAVYDQLFDRYLTLQESLKPLLQPAQDPH
- a CDS encoding dihydrodipicolinate synthase family protein; amino-acid sequence: MSKEIRGVLTALSTPFDDNDAINDDLLRLLVDRSVDAGIDALVAGGGTGEVSAMSDEERIHVFGVVVKHTAGRVPVVANVGSLTAQRAINLAQAAEQAGADVVMLAAPYYEALTIEEITQYFKAVAASITIPIMLYNNPGVTGVNLDAETLARFGREIPNVQYVKDSSGDWEQALRLIHYYSNDISLIVGWDSFLLSALVEGAAGIMAGAANVVPNEIADVVRTLRSGDVDGARQKWARVYPVIDAMLELPFSQAVKAGLRMQGVPVGSPREPFLDLSPDRLTRLEHALKLLNT